CGGTTGCGCTCGCAAAGCGTCAAACCAAAATAACAAAGGAATAGGGCTGACCTGCCCTCCAACTAGAATAATTGCATTGATCGGCGCGTGCAGCGGCGAAATGTGAAATGGGCCTTCCATCTGGGTCGAGACACCAGCTAAAAATCGAATCAACGTAAACGCACCAGCAAGCAAAAACAGTCCGGTCAGAATGAAAATACTCGCCCGACGAATCTTGCTAAACCGAAAAAACGCGACAGCCAAAAACCACGCTGATGTGGCAAATCCTGCCAAGGCCTGCTCTTTGAACAACAATCCAATGATCAGCAATCCATAAAATCCCCAAAGAGATTTTTTCCCAATCTCATTGCTTCCGTCGAACGGCAGAATTTTCGCCATTAGTAGCACTGCCGCAGTCCAAGTTAATAGGTCGGCGGCGCATTGCGAATAACAGTCAAACGAGTATCTGGCAACAGCCGAAATTGGATGAACCCCAAACACAATCAGAGCTGCACAAGTGCTAACCGCGTTCACTCCAAGCCAGCGAGTGAAGTTCAGCAACAACGCTAGAGACGCAAAAAACGTCAGTAGTATGAAACCGCGTAAAAAGTAATCGCTCTCCCAACCCACCAACCGAGCGTTAATCACTTCTGTCAATTGCCAAAGCGGAGACCAATGTTGATCTAATGGCCGAAGGATAAAACTAAGTGATTCCCCCTTTGCCAGCGCTTCACGTGCCTTGTAAGCGAAAGTCCAATCGTCATGAAAACGAAAAAGACCGAATGCTCCTATGAAAGAAGCCCCGGTCAACAACAGGATCAACCCACCAACCAGCTTTGGGTTTGAATTCATCACTCCCCTTTCAGACCTTCAAAAACCTTCGCCAGTCTTTCAGCCAGCGATTCCGCCGAAAATTCCCGGACTTCATCCATCGCCACGTCCTCAGGACGATAAATTGGTTCTGCCACCAACGCAGCCAACGCTTCGTAAATCGCTTCGACGCGGCTTTCGGCCCGTCGCGCATCACTGTACGTCACCACGCGCACTGTGGGAGGTTTTGCCGCCCGGCGCAAAATTTCAACCACGCTGCTCTCTTCGTGATACAGCGCCAGAATCGGTCGCGCGGCAAGCAAGCCCGGATACAGTTTACTGGCCGTGTAATGCCGCTCGCTGCTGCCGAGCATCAAAATCGCATTGGCTTGCGTTTGCACGGTCAACGCGTCCAGATAATCAATGCGCGGAGCATATTCCGTCACGCAATCGGCCACGCCTAACTCTGACGCGACAAGCAAAACGCGCAGCGCAGCATTGCTGGCCGTCTGATTGCTGGTCCCAAAAAAATGCAGCCGCAATTTGCCGTAAAGCTCCGGCTGACGCTGGCGCAGTAAAGACGCAGCCTTCAGCAACGCGCGTAAAGTCTCAAACCCCAGCGGCAACAACGTTCCGACATAACACACGTGGCAAAATCCGTCGCCGGGATGGAAATAGGGATTCGTTCGCGGGTGGTCAAACAACCGGGCGAAATCGTTTGGTTCACCACCCAGCGGAATCGCCGCATACAGTTTGTCGTCAAATCCGCGATACCGTTCCCGGATCGCTTCATACGTTCCGGCGGAAACTGCGGTGATGGCGTCGGCTGCGCGCGCGGCCATCGGCTCCAATCGCGTGGCGACAAAACGGCTCAACCGGCTTTTGAAATCCGGCTGGCCATTCGTTCCGCCGCCAACCGTCAATCCCCACGAACCCACCCACGGGTCCTGGTAATCCAGCACGAAGGGAATGCCGAAACGCCGTTTCAGCATTGGCCCCAACAACGCCGGATAGCTGGGATAAATGGTGATGAAAAGAACATCGAAGCGTTCGCGTGTGAGCAGTTCAGCGCAAGTCCGATAAAGCCCACGCATCGCCCGCAACCCCAGATCGCCAATCCCCAACTGCCGAGTCATCCCAACCGGCCATGCCCGGCTGCGGATCACTTGCAAATTGGGCGATACCAACTCCGCCAAGCCTTGATCCAACCGGCTTTCATAATCGCGCGGATCAACCGTGACCACAGTTGGCTCCCAACCAAATTTCGCCAAATGCGGAGCCAGCAAGCGAACGCGATGTGTGCCGGCACTGGTGTCAGGCGGAAAATGCGGGCTTACCATCAGTACTCGCTGCATTGGTTCAATCGTTCGGAGTCCTTCAGGCGGTCAATACAGCCTGTGGTTTTGAATCACCTGTCTGTGCTGAACTCAATCTACCAACCGATTGCGGACGATTGAGAAATCGTTTTTCAACCAATTGGTAAAAGACCCAGGCCACAGCCACCGAAGCCGTAATGCAACTGGGAATAACAATTAGCAATGTCTGTGTCAGCCCTTTGATCCCAACCTGAAAAAGCAGGTGGCTGACAATTTTCGTGATTGGCCAATGAATCAGGTACAGGCTGTAACACATCTGCCCACAGAAATTCAGCGGCCAAAGCAACCTGTTTCTGCTTATCTCAGAATCTTTGCTATGAAGAAATGACAGAACCAGCGCGAAACCGAATCCCGCCAGATACTGCATCGCTCGAACTTTATTGACGCCGGATTCAACAAACATTGCGCCCGGCAAATGATAGACAAACCGCAAACCAGCCGCTCCCAGAATGAACGCAACGAGTGCAAGCCTAATCAACCATACTTGCTCAACACTTGCGTGGTTCACTTGGTAGTAAACCAGAATGCCTGCGGCAAACAACAACCAAAGTCCGTCAAAAAAGAACCCTTCGACTGGCAAGTTCAGCTTCGTAAAGAAGAGCGCTGCTGGAACAAGCGTGATCGCGCTCAGCCATACCATCACTCTGAAATATCTGCTCGGCCATTTCCAAATCACCAATCCGCAAATGGCATAAAACTGCTCTTCGTAACACAAAGACCAGGCTTGCATCAGAAAGAAAACCCGTTCACCCGGAATGAAGTGATGACGGAAAATTTCAGTCAATGTCAGGTTGGTTAACCACTGAATTCGGCTAAGTGAAGAAGGATGTTCAACTGGATGCGGTGAATCCGACAGAAGCTCCGGGGTTATCTGGTAAATCCCGACAACGAGCGCCGCCATCAGCGCCAATGCAATCCAATAAGGCGGATAAATTCTTCTGAATCGTCGTAGAAAATATGTCTTCAAGGGCCTGGAATTTCGCGCAGAGGAAAGTGATGTCGCTGTGATGCAGTAACCGCTGATGACAAAAAAAATTGGCACTCCAAGCAGGAAGTAAGGCAGGAAAAATTCTACAGCTTTTGCCGGAACACCTTCGCCCAATTGATCTGGATGCCCAAGCAGGTAGTAAGACGAATGAATGACGACAATCATCAGGCACGCCACACCACGCCAAATGTCTAGACTTTGATAACGATCTGTTCGTGACTCAGCCATTTTTTCAGTCGTTGTATAAGCTCAGAACGCGTTTTATGGCGATAGAAAATGCCCTGAAAGAGCGTCATTCAATAGCCAGGCAACGCCACCGGAAACGAAGGCTTCCCTCCAACCCTTTCAGGGTTGGATTCGATTTGGTTCAGCTCCCGTAAGCGTTGCCCACGGCTATTGAATTTGTCCCTTTCAGGGACTTCCAAACGGCCTTCAATTCATAAGCCTAATTCATAAGCCTTCCATAAAGCCGTTCGTATTCATCCACAATCGCCCCATCGCTGAAGCGACGTTCGGCTTCGCGGCGGCATTCGCTTCGATCCAGTTCCGGCAAACGGTTCACCAACGCAGCCATTTCATCCACCGTGTCGCAAACAAATCCCGTGCGTCCGTCGGCGATGCCTTCGGGAACGCCGCCTTGGCGAAATGCCAGGATCGGAGTGCCGCACAACAACGCTTCAGGCAGAACGACGGGAAATGGTTCCAGCCATTCGATGGGCAATAACATTGCCGCTGCTGTTCCAAGCAATTCGTTTTTCTGTTCGTTGTTGACCGTTCCGATGTAGTTGATGAGTTTGCCGTCAATCTGCGGTTCGATTTCGCGGTGGAAGTAGTCCAATTCTTCGGGCAGCGAAGAAAGATTTCCGGCAATTCGCAATGGGCGATTCAATCGGCGGGCGACTTCGATGGCGGAATGCAGCCCCTTGCAACGTTCCAGCCGACCCAGAAACACCAACGGCGCGGTGGCCGGATCAACATTCGCATTGAAGCGGTATTCATTGACCGGCGCGCAATTGTAAATGACGCTCCAATCGCCTCCGCCCGGCGTCCCTGTATCGCGTATGACTTTGCTGACTGCTGTAAAGTGCATGCGTCGTGCGCCCAACCGCTCAACAAATCGCATATTCGCAGGATTGACCCGACGCATATAGGTTTGCACTTTCGGCACATCCCAACGCAGCACGCTGGTCAGATACGCCAGCCGCCCAAAGTTGTGAATGACATCGAATTGGTTCGAGGAACGCCAAAATCGAGCCGTCACCAACGCCGTGTTGCGCAGGTTGCTCCATCGAGTCCATTCACCTTCGCGCCCGAAAGGTTCCACCCGTCCCGAAATGTGTGATCCCGGCGCAGCCCACAACGTCACTTCGTGGCCGCGCGCGTGCAGCCCTTCGGCCAAGTCGGCGATGACGCGTTCAATGCCGCCGTAATGTTCCGGCGGCACTTTGATGTATGGGTCCATTAACAGCAGGATGCGCAAATTCATTGAACCTTTAGTCATCGGTACGGAACCCGGAGCCGTAGCGAAGCTCACGCCAAACACACTCTGTCGCTACCGCTCCGGGTTCCGTACCGTCACTCCAGTCACTCGCAATAAAGCTCCGCGCTCTTCATCATGTTGCCAATGCCAGCGGCGCTTGGCCGCGTCCCAAGCAGTATGCTTGGCCGCATAGAGCAACTCTTTGTTTTCGGCCCAGCGTTTTAACCCTTTGGTCAATGCCGCGACATCTCCTGGTTGATACAACAATGCGGCTTTACCCAAATCCAACGCCAGCGGACGTTGTCCCGGCGTATCCGTGAAAATCACGGCCAGCCCGGCGAGCATATAGGTAAAGGCTTTGTTGGTTAGGCAGATCGCACGATTGAACACGTGCGCCTGCTCCAGCGCCAGGCCGATGTCATATCCGCGGCAGCTTTCCACCATCGCGTCGGGGTTGATAGGTTCGTGGTGAATCAATTGCAATCGCGGCGCGACCTCCGCCGCCAGTTGCTGCAACGTTTCCAGGTATCCGGCGACGGGATTGCCGCGCAGGTGCAATTCGGCGGCGATATTGGCCAACCCGGCGGCGCGAACAATGTCTTCCAACCCGCGTTGCGCGCCGATGGTCTGGCTGAACCAATACAGTCGCAATGGTTCTTCAGGCGACAGGGAAAATTCCGGTTCCGCATCGGGCAAAGAAAAGGTGTTGTTGATGGTGATAGGGGAAACGCCGTATTTGTCCCTGTAGGCTTCGGCCATTGCGGAACTGGCGGTCGTCAGAAAAGCGGCTCCGGGCAAAATGTCGCGTTCGATGCGTTCGGCCAACCGGTGCGACAAATCCGCGTCGGGATTGCTGTCCTGTTCGGCGCTGTGAAAATCTTCCAGGTCCAATGCGTAAGCCACGTTTGCTTTTCGCCCGGCCATTGCGACAGCGGCCAGCGCGCCGGTTGTGCCGCCGTAAAACAAATCCGCCGGTTCGGCCAGTGCTGCGGCAACCAATTCAGTGTGAACGCGACCAAATCCGTTGGCGGCAACACCCAAAGGCAATTGCGCCGGATTGATGAATTGCGCCAGTTTGCGCACCGCTTTGTACCGCAACCCGCTGATCAAATAAGTCGGGCGGGCGCTGTTGCGGTCATAATCCACCACTGTCCAGCGCCAGGTGCGAGTGCGGCGAACCTGTTCATCGGTTTTGGTTGCCCACGGAACGTGGCGAGTGCTGATCATTCGGACTTCGTATCCGGCTTCAGTAAAAGCATCGGCGGCTTTCAACATTCGGGGGCAGGTGGAAAGATGACCGGCGGTAATGACCGTTATGCGTTTGGCCACGGAAAGAACGTCGCTCAGCTTTGGTAAAGCTCCAGATAATCGGCGGTGATTTCATCCATCGTCCGCACAGCGGGCAGCTTCGTGCGCCAACGGTCAATTGTTCCACCCGGATCGGCGGCAACCTCGCGCAGCACTTCGGCAAGCGCGCGCCAATTTCCAGGTTCGACCAGCCGCCCGTTTACCCTATCAGTGATGAATTCAGCCATTCCGCCGATTTTCGTCCCAATCACAGGTGTGCCAACCGCGTGCGATTCAATGGCGACGGTTGGACCACCTTCCAAACACAGTGATGGACAACACAACAGGTCATACCCCGCCAGAATTGCTGGGACGTCTTTCCATTGCGCAGCAGGCGCAAATTCGACACGAGGATCGTTTCCAACTATCTCTTTCAACCGGGTCAGAGTCGCTTTGCTTTCCGCATTGTTCAACGGGCCGCGAAATTCAATTTGCAGCGGCAACTCGGTCGGCAAACTACTTATAGCGCGCGCCAAATCGTGAACGCCTTTGATGTCCACCAGTCGCCCAAGATACCCAATTTTTACGGGAGTCGTCGTAGGTCTGGTCGCTGGCGAAGGTTTGGGAGAAACCGCGTAGCTGACTCCCAATCGGTTGATCGCCAGTTTCTTCGGCGGCGCGCCATTGGCAACCACCGCATCAAACGCCCACTGATTCAACAACACGAATCTGTCCAGCACATCGAATTGTTCTCGTTGCGTTTGTTGATTGCGATGAATGAAATCGCTCAT
The genomic region above belongs to Acidobacteriota bacterium and contains:
- a CDS encoding glycosyltransferase, yielding MNMKIVHALGWYFPDSLGGTEVYVAGLARRQQSAGHDVTVVAPDPANPHERTYLHDGLPVYRFPIPPNPTREECQGLTVARGAERFHEWLMAQSPDVVHFHSYVTGVGLRELRLAKQTGARVVVTNHLASLGFVCQRGTLMYRGQQLCDGISSPTKCAACCLEERGIPFSLASLAAAIPIPLSRLAGQVPGKIGTLLGMSDFIHRNQQTQREQFDVLDRFVLLNQWAFDAVVANGAPPKKLAINRLGVSYAVSPKPSPATRPTTTPVKIGYLGRLVDIKGVHDLARAISSLPTELPLQIEFRGPLNNAESKATLTRLKEIVGNDPRVEFAPAAQWKDVPAILAGYDLLCCPSLCLEGGPTVAIESHAVGTPVIGTKIGGMAEFITDRVNGRLVEPGNWRALAEVLREVAADPGGTIDRWRTKLPAVRTMDEITADYLELYQS
- a CDS encoding glycosyltransferase, which codes for MQRVLMVSPHFPPDTSAGTHRVRLLAPHLAKFGWEPTVVTVDPRDYESRLDQGLAELVSPNLQVIRSRAWPVGMTRQLGIGDLGLRAMRGLYRTCAELLTRERFDVLFITIYPSYPALLGPMLKRRFGIPFVLDYQDPWVGSWGLTVGGGTNGQPDFKSRLSRFVATRLEPMAARAADAITAVSAGTYEAIRERYRGFDDKLYAAIPLGGEPNDFARLFDHPRTNPYFHPGDGFCHVCYVGTLLPLGFETLRALLKAASLLRQRQPELYGKLRLHFFGTSNQTASNAALRVLLVASELGVADCVTEYAPRIDYLDALTVQTQANAILMLGSSERHYTASKLYPGLLAARPILALYHEESSVVEILRRAAKPPTVRVVTYSDARRAESRVEAIYEALAALVAEPIYRPEDVAMDEVREFSAESLAERLAKVFEGLKGE
- a CDS encoding glycosyltransferase family 4 protein codes for the protein MNLRILLLMDPYIKVPPEHYGGIERVIADLAEGLHARGHEVTLWAAPGSHISGRVEPFGREGEWTRWSNLRNTALVTARFWRSSNQFDVIHNFGRLAYLTSVLRWDVPKVQTYMRRVNPANMRFVERLGARRMHFTAVSKVIRDTGTPGGGDWSVIYNCAPVNEYRFNANVDPATAPLVFLGRLERCKGLHSAIEVARRLNRPLRIAGNLSSLPEELDYFHREIEPQIDGKLINYIGTVNNEQKNELLGTAAAMLLPIEWLEPFPVVLPEALLCGTPILAFRQGGVPEGIADGRTGFVCDTVDEMAALVNRLPELDRSECRREAERRFSDGAIVDEYERLYGRLMN
- a CDS encoding acyltransferase yields the protein MAESRTDRYQSLDIWRGVACLMIVVIHSSYYLLGHPDQLGEGVPAKAVEFFLPYFLLGVPIFFVISGYCITATSLSSARNSRPLKTYFLRRFRRIYPPYWIALALMAALVVGIYQITPELLSDSPHPVEHPSSLSRIQWLTNLTLTEIFRHHFIPGERVFFLMQAWSLCYEEQFYAICGLVIWKWPSRYFRVMVWLSAITLVPAALFFTKLNLPVEGFFFDGLWLLFAAGILVYYQVNHASVEQVWLIRLALVAFILGAAGLRFVYHLPGAMFVESGVNKVRAMQYLAGFGFALVLSFLHSKDSEISRNRLLWPLNFCGQMCYSLYLIHWPITKIVSHLLFQVGIKGLTQTLLIVIPSCITASVAVAWVFYQLVEKRFLNRPQSVGRLSSAQTGDSKPQAVLTA